The DNA sequence gccatatattcctctcttttcataggcaatagatgaatcttttctatagcctttgagtagcaacttagagggagaaacccctatagagtttcaagaaggtcgatcccctaaagagattaatcccaagtttagaatctacaagggttctaacatcctccttctgtaaccatccaagaaagataagtgagacttgtaagggttttctcctaaacccaggaaaaggagaaagtgctgtaaagagatgttcagtcttcacctattgaaggaaggcctttactgGACGCCGgtaacctcgtcgaaggaggaatctgaaagtggaggtaggtcaccttgaccgaaccactctaagttctggtttgcttttcatttgtgtaatttactttactacaaacctccttaatcttcatttgcacttttacgaaagctttcaagttcaacttctctccgaaatagattgaatcaaaaccattttcgttggaatcagttttaaatgaaacgaacaattttctaaaatcatgaaagttttccgttgcactaattcacccccccccctcttagtgccgctcttgatcctaacaattggtatcagagcaaggttcactctcatttggttttaaacccaagagagatggcatttaccgacaacctagagggtcattcaattacacgtccgcctatattaaataggacggattacacatattagaagactagaataagaatcttcctaatttcaatagatttcaaattatggaatattatagaaaatgatttttaaaagtcttctcttccaatgaatgattggaatgagttggagaagaaaactttcgctttaaacacaaaggctataaatgccttcctTTGTGCataagataaaaacgagtttaatcgagtatcaatttatgaaatgacttttaacatttggcacacactcaaagtgactcatgaaggcactagtaaagtgaaggagtcaaaaattaatcttttagtacattcttatgagttgtttcgaatgaaaccaagtgagaccattggagacatatacacccgatttacggatgtcgtcaagggtctaaaagaacttggtaaaagtttctcggattttgaacttgttaataaaattttaagatcactTTTAaaaagttaggaccctaaagtaacgaccattcaagagaccaaagatctaaataattttcctcttgaataactaattgggtcactaataacctatgaaataatatgtaaagctcatgaagagcttgaggacacccttctaaagaacaggaaggatatggcactgagaacacaagaagaccgattgaaagaaaactcaagtgatgatgactttgatgatgatgtggtaCTCTtaataaagaagttcaaaagattcataaaaagaaataaatttaaaaatgatactaaaaataaatctgaacataagaaagaacaaatgatatgttatgaatgcaagaagctgtaacacttcaagagtgaatgtcccaaagcaaagaggaggcaaccaaagaagaaggctcttaaagctacATAAGACAAACTCAAGTgcttccaaagaagaggagccaaccaacatcgagcaagttactcactatgcgctaatgtctATTGAAgataaggtaacaagttcattagacgcaaatttaactttcgatgagctttctaagtgctttttatgaattgtttgatgaacgtAGAATCTTGAATAAAAAGTATTACTCTTTGAAaatggaacatgcttctcttattagcgattttgatagagtaaagattaagcatgaaaatagcttagcttcctgcacaaaatgccatgaactagaaatacttcaaaatgaaaacatgctactcaaagaaactttaaagaaatttgaggttggtagtaagtccttgaacatgatccttgccaataagggtcatgttcatagaaaagacggaatcaaatttgtgagtagctctcaccaaaatccaaccacctttgttaaaggacttgctttgcatgtttcaccttgaaagaaatgtaacttttgttgcaaatttgggcatgtagcttatcattgtctatttaagaaatgtagtccacacaaattgatttgagttcctaaaagaacctcaaatgactcaatacaacatgataagctatgtagatcgatttttgaggcatccaagatcaaatgagtacctaaaaatcatctctttttgtagaaaaatataccatcacaagctaggagcaagagatgctaccttgatagtggatgctcaaggcatatgaccggagatccatctcaattttctaagctcactagtatagacgaaggatatgtcacattcggagacaacaacaagggtaaaatcattggcaaaggaaccataggtaacaaatccacatTTTCTATTAAAGATATGTTGTTATTTGatgacttaaagcataaccttttgagcattaatcaattgtgtgataaaatatacatcattaaatttgaatctaatacttgcactattgaaaaataaaataatacaaaaacatatcatgattgtactaaaacaaaataatatatacactattgacattaatgatctttgcaatgaaatatatttttcgattttgaatgatgatgcttggctttggcataggagattaggtaatactagtatgaaactaattactcaaatttcatctaaagaacttgtaagaggaattcctcatatcaagttcgtcaaagataatgttgttgaatctcgtattttgatgatgaaaccaattgataattgtgtttatgttttaatctgcattttgagtgatgcaggatacttcgatcaggatgagataattaaagcaggaaaaatcatgttgtgttggaggaacatgttagaagattggacgtcgggccggtggatcggttgacgtatcgacaaaaggcttcgggccgtggacttaggcattgggccaagaagagcgggtattatgccaagggtattgaagttacggagtcaactgaccgattgggcaataggccgcaggagaggacgatgcgccgaataatcggacgaagcgtcgagggaccaatgacatgccggacaacttggttaattgcttaggattaattgtctcgattgaagttttgttttacatgtgcaggattaactacgatggaagtaagacatgcggcAGGAGTTGCATCGaaatcaagactatgatcacgttgggagttcgacgaaagtccggatggtcatcggaggttctacgggaacaaatctgagaagtccaggagcttgccaaagaagctcgtcggaactcaccaagtggatcgtcgcaagtccaagagtatgccggaagtccgccggagcatcgccgaaggttcgtcggatgttcgccggaagctcgccggaagaagcgattgacacactagagcaagttgcagtaaatgtcttaaaaaatatcgtagttagcatgtagattaagttaggaatgggaggtgatcccattaacttaatctggggacaattgggcccttgataggcccaaattaggccgaatggatcaacccattcggaccagaattcctgccaggcggtggcaccgccagggtcggcggtggcactgcccaggagatggtctcccaagaaagttgggcggtggtaccgcttgggatcagtctccgagcgagactgagcggtggtaccgcctcggcttagtctccgagtaagactaggcggtggaactaccctagtcaggcggtggcaccgccagagctcggtctccgagctttgtcaggcagttgtaccgcccagtctggcgatagtactgccaggaccccagaaatcatggaaaagacatttttgagcttcaaattcaaaccagtttggggcctatatataccccaccctttcctgcatgaaagggcaccgaaagcttaatcttactctgtgattttagagctcaaaagtgttgtaaagactagaagttctcctccctcttttcttccaagttttgatcttttaagagaggagagaaaattctgtaagggttgtctcctaagcccgtcaaaaggagtgaaactataaaagggtggttggccttcgcctattaaaggaaggcctctagtggacgtcgatgacatcatcgaaggaggaagccaaaagtggatataggtcaagattgaccgaaccactctaaatctcggtttgcatttactttctattctctatcttaactgcaaactgcctccatagctttactttaactgcacttcacctaatctaagttaaagcaattttcgaatcaactttcataccgaaatcgcttttatcgtacgaacatcgttttaaatcgtcgaaagttttccactgcactaattcacacccccccctcttagtgctcttgatcctaacaaatgtgtgtaatgcatgtcaactaggaaaataaataaaaggtagcttcaaacctaagaaccaaataagtacctctagacctttgcaattaatccatatggaattgttcggaccaattgctacatcaagcctaggaggtagaaaatacgcatttgtcatcgtggatgattatagtagatacacatggacttattttttggcacacaaaagtgaatgctttaggtatttttttaagttttgtaatcttgttcaaaatgaaaagggttttatgatttcgtcaattcgaagtgatcacggtagtgaattttaaaaccgtaattttcaagaattttatgaatctaatggatacaaccataacttctctactccaaaaaatccttaacaaaatggagtagtagaaataaaaaatataaacttacaagaaatagcaagaaccatgttgaataaacatagcctacctaaatatttttgggccaaagtagTAAACATGACatactatatcatgaatagagttctagtaagacccttactcaacaaaactccttatgaattgtggaataacaaaaaacccaatgtttcatattttaaagtttttgggtgtaagtgttttatcttgaatgaaaaagatgccttaggaaaatttgatgctaaatccaataaatgaatttttcttggctattcttctatcccgattagcttaccacattaaaggctatgatagattcgaagtaaagatcgctgatggatggattttaacttgtgatagcaaatgttcaaagataaaattgattatacaagacTAGAGTTTCTTGCGACAATTACTATACTAAAAGACCGACTTATTACTTACACTATCAACAAGTGGaggccatacttacttgatcaacgaattgtgatgcgttacagatagcctatgactaaagtgctgaaagagaagctccccgagtttgatgctgctcaaccttgagggcaaggttgatttgaagagggacgaATTATTAAGaccatttttctgagcttttgaataatatttattgagtcagtttagttcagttgtttattgagtctgtttagttcagttagagttaggtagaaatttatttaatatttaattattattaatagtgatgtaaccctttctttaaatcaatcaatcaatcaatgaaatattattctaatttgttatgacaaaccctaggaggccgatcctctcgaagcgatcaaggaggccaatccccttgaagtgatcatccctttttttttcatttcttttatttaatttatgataAAACCTTAGAGTCTTATCACATTCGCCCCTCCCATCTACACCGGCCATGTTCGTATTGACCCGACCAGAGGTTTGAGAGTGGACTATCTTGACCGAGACATTTACCGGAAAAGGTCATACTTCATAACCTAATTTATTTGCTTAAGGAGCAGCGGTGAATACATGTCGAGATGACACAGCACGAGAGAAGCAACCAACACAGCTTACAGGGTCTCAAACGCAGGACGCACAACACCTGCCGCATCACATTTCGACGATGATCTTCCCCGTGGCATGCCCGGAGATGCTTTTAGCCCAAGCCGCCTCGGCCGTGCTCAACCCATGTATCGAATCCACGCATGTCCTCAGCCTCCCTTCCTTGGCCAATTCCACCACAAACCTCATGTCCTCCACTTTGGGCGCCAGAACCAACGTCACCAGCTTCTTCTTCGACAAGGTCACCTTCTTGTACAAAGCAGCAACCATCGATTTGAAGGAGGGAGAGATGTCGATGACCGTGCCGTAAGCGCTCAAATTGGGCTCAAAGGTCGACCAGGGAATACCAGACGCGCAGTGGATCACTGCGTCGTACTTTTTGCCCGAGGGGCTCGTGAGACTGGCGCCCTGGGGGGTCTTATAGTCCAAAACCTCGTCGGCGCCAAGTTGCTTCACGAACTCCACGTTCCGGTCGCCGCAGGTGGCCGTCACATGCAGGCCTGCAAGCTTGGCGAGCTGGACGGCGTAGTGTCCGACGCCGCCGGAGGCAGCGGTAATAAGAATGTTGGAAGATTTACCTGTGCAGTCAAACTTGGTCGTCCCGGCTGCCCTCAGCGCCTGGAGGGCGATGAGGGCAGCGGTCGGCAGGCCTGCACCTTCAGCCGGAGAGAGTTCGGCGGGTCTGGAGACTGTCATGTTCGTCGGCGCCACAGCGAACTCAGCAAGTCCACCACTGTTCTGCCATTTCATGAGAACTCGAGATCAGCACAAACGTGAAGCTTGCATGATAGATAGACTGTGAAACAAGCATGCAGTTGGTCTTCCTTTGTCTTCTCGGATCCCCGTCATATGCAGAGGGGCTACATGGGTTGCAATAGTTAAAGAGATTTAGTGTCCGCAAGTGATGTATACAACGTAGATCATCAAATGGAATTAATCCCAAAGAACATATATGATTTCAACAGATGATGAAATGATCATGATCTCTCAGCAACAACAACAGTACGGGATTCCTCTCTGTGGAGTTATTATAGTAATTGATCTTCACAGGGATGTGAGAATTGGCACTGTACTTAAATATCTATCTCTGCTTTTAGACCCCTCCAGTGAATGAGCATAAAACGGAGTAGAAATTTGTTGCATGGAATACTTACTGGAAGACTAAGCATTGCAATGACTTTGTCACCTCTCTTAAAGTCGGCAACCTCTGGACCTGCCTCAGAGACTTCTCCCGTTACATCAACACCTGTTTCACAAAACAGAAGTAAAATACTACATGACACGAGTCTCCAGCAATACAACAAATCCTGTAGAAATTCCTGTCAAGTTCAGAAAGCTTTTTTATGTCTCCATATGGGCCAATGTCAGCCTGATTTTGCAGTCAAAGCTTAAATATCAACCGTCCACATCATTTATGGTCCTTATAAACTTCCCAGTAATGTTAAAAGATAGTATACTATGATGCATTGTGAACTGTGCTTGGTGTTTGTATAATACTGATACAATCAAGTATAagctagatttagatgaacttgtGTAACCATAACATGTGAAATGAACAATAGGCATTGGACCAGTAGCTCATTAAGACATACATAGctgatataataaatacaagcatCATTTTAGCTTGCTTTTGGGTTTCTGATTGCAGATAGTTTTGATACATTTTAATTTTTCGATGTCAAATTAGAATTGTATCATTCTCTCTTTGTACATTAACTAATGAAACACCAGACTATAACCTTAAAAACCAACACCGAATCATATTTGATGTGTTaagaatgctcaaaaggttaactCCGGATGTCTATGCTTCCTATGAGTCAATTCCATGATTAACTTCAAAGAAAGGATGGCGATTATGCTCCAAACTGTCAATCTCAAACAGTTTTAAATCAACCAAAAAGTTTATATGCATttgaatattaaataattatataaacaCGAAGAAAAGTCTGTATATTATGAACTAGAAAACTGGTCAGAGTGTAAATCACATAAAAATATGTtagaaaatgaaaacaaaattgaCATTGATGAAACTTTAGCAGAGCATTTGACACACTTACGAATTGGCGTTTCTCAACTCTCTttacaatttataatttttatcattGATTGAATTTCTTAATCGTAACTCAGTTTATTCTTTGTTGAACGGAAAAGGAAAAGCTTACCGCTTATCATAGATTTATCGCCTTCATGCTTCGATTATATCGATTACCTTCCTATATTTAACTATACGGTTATTGAGGTCAAATGCTACTTTACCCTCACTTCATCCTACTTCACTTCAGGCACTAATTTGGGGGTTGAAAGGACCATGCGTTGGGAATCCCATCTGACCTTGGT is a window from the Musa acuminata AAA Group cultivar baxijiao chromosome BXJ2-1, Cavendish_Baxijiao_AAA, whole genome shotgun sequence genome containing:
- the LOC135599094 gene encoding chloroplast envelope quinone oxidoreductase homolog, whose product is MATKIMKAVQYEGYGGGAAGLKYTEIPIPSPKKDEVLLKLEATSVNPIDWKVQKGMLRPFLPPRFPFVPGVDVTGEVSEAGPEVADFKRGDKVIAMLSLPNSGGLAEFAVAPTNMTVSRPAELSPAEGAGLPTAALIALQALRAAGTTKFDCTGKSSNILITAASGGVGHYAVQLAKLAGLHVTATCGDRNVEFVKQLGADEVLDYKTPQGASLTSPSGKKYDAVIHCASGIPWSTFEPNLSAYGTVIDISPSFKSMVAALYKKVTLSKKKLVTLVLAPKVEDMRFVVELAKEGRLRTCVDSIHGLSTAEAAWAKSISGHATGKIIVEM